In a single window of the Jatrophihabitans sp. genome:
- a CDS encoding SDR family oxidoreductase, giving the protein MTASAQPLHGYALVTGATAGLGASFARQFAAEGRDLVLVARTAQRLESMAADLRDRFSVQVEVLPADLSTPEGCAAVAARVAETERPVDTLVNNAGIGLYRSFGEAPLADEQRLLDLNVGSVLTLTHAAVGAMTARGRGEIINVSSVAGFVPRGASATYAAGKAWVTSFSEGISLLLSGTGVRITAICPGFTHTEFHARAKADMSGTPSWMWLDADRVVAEGLADARAGVVISVPSKRYKALLMLVRVLPRSVVRWVVSRR; this is encoded by the coding sequence ATGACCGCCTCGGCGCAGCCGTTGCACGGCTATGCCCTGGTCACCGGCGCCACCGCCGGGCTGGGCGCGTCCTTCGCCCGCCAGTTCGCCGCCGAGGGCCGCGACCTGGTGCTGGTGGCGCGGACGGCGCAGCGGCTGGAGAGCATGGCCGCCGATCTGCGGGACCGGTTCTCGGTGCAGGTCGAGGTGCTGCCCGCGGACCTGAGCACCCCTGAGGGCTGCGCGGCAGTGGCGGCACGGGTCGCTGAGACCGAGCGGCCGGTCGACACCCTGGTCAACAACGCCGGCATCGGCCTCTACCGCTCCTTCGGCGAGGCGCCGCTGGCCGACGAGCAGCGGTTGCTGGACCTCAATGTCGGCTCGGTGCTGACGCTCACCCACGCCGCGGTCGGCGCGATGACAGCCCGTGGCCGGGGTGAGATCATCAACGTCTCCTCGGTCGCCGGCTTCGTCCCACGAGGCGCCTCGGCCACCTATGCCGCGGGCAAGGCGTGGGTCACCTCGTTCAGTGAAGGCATCTCGCTGCTGCTGTCGGGCACCGGCGTCCGCATCACCGCGATCTGCCCCGGCTTCACCCACACCGAGTTCCACGCCCGGGCCAAGGCCGACATGAGCGGCACGCCGTCCTGGATGTGGCTCGACGCCGACCGGGTGGTCGCCGAGGGCCTTGCCGACGCGCGCGCAGGCGTCGTGATCAGCGTGCCCAGCAAGCGGTACAAGGCCCTGCTGATGCTCGTCAGGGTGCTGCCCCGCTCCGTCGTCCGCTGGGTGGTGAGCCGTCGATAG
- a CDS encoding gamma-glutamyltransferase family protein, which translates to MTTRPELQGSFGMIASTHWLASAAGMSVLERGGNAFDAAVAGGFVLQIVEPHLNGPGGDLPVIAWSAADGRAHVVCGQGPSPAAASLRHFSDLGLTLVPGSGPLAATVPGAFGAWTTMLERWGTWELADVLAFALHYAEDGFPVLPAISRTVGAVSKLFTEHWAPSAAAWLDGSTPPAPGSWWRSPVIAATYRRILQEAVGGSREQRIAAARDAWYRGFVAEEVEAFCRTAWRDTSGRDHTGLLTAEDLARWQPTVEAPVATPYAERYQVLKTGPWGQGPVVGQQLRMLDALGLQAETALSGRWIHLVTEAAKLGYADREAWYGDPMASDIPLAALLSAQYAAERAALVGERADLELRPGSPDGRAPRLATLPEAGSPSPGIGEPTMGSSEPTAADPSPGPLGQNRGDTCHLDVVDRWGNLVSATPSGGWLQSSPVIAALGFPLGTRAQMFYLEPDLPNSLRPGMRPRTTLSPSLALRDGQPWLAFGTPGGDQQDQWQLAFFTALVNAGDGANLQAVIDAPMFHTNHFPSSFYPREAHPGELVVEDRLPAEALAELRERGHRLTLSGAWTLGRLSAVAKEGRVLKAAANPRGAQGYAIGR; encoded by the coding sequence ATGACCACCCGGCCCGAGCTGCAGGGCAGTTTCGGCATGATCGCCAGCACCCACTGGCTGGCCTCGGCCGCCGGCATGAGCGTGCTCGAACGCGGTGGCAACGCCTTCGACGCCGCCGTCGCCGGCGGCTTCGTGCTGCAGATCGTCGAGCCGCACCTCAACGGGCCCGGCGGTGACCTGCCGGTGATCGCGTGGAGCGCCGCTGACGGCCGCGCGCACGTCGTCTGCGGTCAGGGGCCGTCACCGGCCGCCGCCTCGCTGCGGCACTTCAGCGACCTGGGGCTGACGCTGGTGCCGGGCAGCGGGCCGCTGGCCGCGACCGTCCCCGGCGCGTTCGGCGCCTGGACGACCATGCTGGAGCGCTGGGGCACCTGGGAGCTGGCCGACGTGCTGGCCTTCGCCCTGCACTACGCCGAGGACGGCTTTCCGGTGTTGCCCGCGATCAGCCGGACGGTCGGCGCGGTCAGCAAGCTGTTCACCGAGCACTGGGCGCCTTCGGCCGCGGCCTGGCTGGACGGCTCGACGCCGCCGGCTCCGGGCAGCTGGTGGCGCAGTCCGGTGATCGCCGCCACCTACCGCCGGATCCTTCAGGAGGCGGTCGGCGGTTCCCGCGAGCAGCGGATCGCGGCCGCCCGCGACGCCTGGTACCGCGGCTTCGTGGCCGAGGAGGTCGAGGCGTTCTGCCGCACCGCCTGGCGCGACACCTCCGGCCGCGACCACACCGGCCTGCTCACCGCCGAGGACCTGGCCCGCTGGCAGCCCACCGTCGAGGCGCCGGTCGCGACGCCGTACGCCGAGCGGTACCAGGTGCTCAAGACCGGCCCGTGGGGTCAGGGGCCAGTGGTCGGGCAGCAGCTGCGGATGCTGGACGCCCTGGGACTGCAGGCCGAGACCGCGCTGTCCGGGCGCTGGATACACCTGGTCACCGAGGCGGCCAAACTCGGCTACGCCGACCGGGAGGCCTGGTACGGCGACCCGATGGCCAGCGACATCCCGCTGGCCGCCCTGCTCTCGGCGCAGTACGCGGCCGAGAGGGCGGCGCTGGTTGGCGAGCGGGCCGACCTCGAGCTGCGGCCCGGCTCGCCGGACGGCCGGGCGCCGCGGTTGGCCACGCTGCCTGAGGCCGGCAGCCCGTCGCCCGGCATCGGCGAGCCGACGATGGGCAGCAGTGAACCGACCGCCGCCGACCCGTCACCCGGGCCGCTCGGTCAGAACCGGGGCGACACCTGCCACCTCGACGTCGTCGACCGGTGGGGCAACCTGGTCTCGGCCACACCCAGCGGCGGCTGGCTGCAGAGTTCGCCGGTGATCGCGGCGCTGGGCTTTCCGCTGGGAACCCGAGCGCAGATGTTCTACCTGGAGCCGGACCTGCCCAACTCGCTGCGCCCAGGGATGCGCCCGAGAACCACCCTGTCGCCGTCGTTGGCCCTGCGCGACGGTCAGCCCTGGTTGGCCTTCGGCACGCCCGGTGGTGACCAGCAGGACCAGTGGCAGCTGGCCTTCTTCACCGCTCTGGTCAACGCCGGCGACGGGGCGAACCTGCAGGCGGTGATCGACGCGCCGATGTTTCACACCAACCACTTCCCGTCCTCGTTCTACCCGCGCGAGGCGCACCCCGGCGAGCTGGTGGTCGAGGACCGGTTGCCGGCCGAGGCGCTGGCCGAGCTGCGCGAGCGGGGCCACCGGCTGACGCTGTCCGGCGCCTGGACGCTGGGCCGGCTCAGCGCCGTGGCCAAGGAAGGCCGGGTGCTCAAGGCTGCGGCCAACCCGCGCGGGGCGCAGGGTTACGCGATCGGCCGCTGA
- a CDS encoding RNA methyltransferase gives MPAETGAHESESAPADATPDLAVGVGPHPRPWPVGAHYDRLLLEQGDHRNVSDRYRYWSVPAIVADLDTRRHEFAVAIENWQHDANIGTVVRTANAFLAREVLIVGRKRWNRRGAMVTDRYQHLRHLPTIEDLTCWAAENDYSIVAVDNTPGAAPIETAELPRNALFLFGQEGPGLTAQAQASATMTLSIAQFGSTRSINAGVAAGIAMHAWIRQHAAIDAG, from the coding sequence TTGCCAGCCGAGACCGGCGCGCACGAGTCCGAATCCGCGCCCGCGGACGCCACCCCCGACCTGGCAGTCGGCGTCGGGCCGCATCCGCGTCCCTGGCCGGTTGGAGCGCACTATGACCGGCTGCTGCTCGAGCAGGGCGATCACCGCAACGTCAGCGACCGTTACCGCTACTGGAGCGTCCCGGCGATCGTCGCCGACCTCGACACCCGCCGGCACGAGTTCGCGGTGGCGATCGAGAACTGGCAGCACGATGCCAACATCGGCACCGTCGTCCGCACGGCGAACGCCTTTCTGGCCCGCGAGGTGCTGATCGTCGGGCGCAAGCGCTGGAACCGGCGCGGCGCGATGGTGACCGATCGCTACCAGCACCTGCGGCACCTGCCGACGATCGAGGACCTGACGTGCTGGGCGGCCGAGAACGACTACTCGATCGTGGCCGTCGACAACACCCCGGGCGCTGCTCCGATCGAGACGGCTGAGCTGCCCCGCAACGCGTTGTTCCTGTTCGGTCAGGAGGGTCCGGGTCTCACTGCGCAAGCGCAGGCCAGCGCCACGATGACGCTGTCGATCGCCCAGTTCGGCTCGACCCGGTCGATCAACGCCGGGGTCGCGGCCGGCATCGCGATGCACGCCTGGATCCGGCAGCACGCCGCCATCGACGCCGGCTGA
- a CDS encoding contact-dependent growth inhibition system immunity protein, giving the protein MSNLESLNQLLGCYLNEDWYLEYGDPWKAVEAFVREEPDDAPALRADIDLAVAEAGSDQELERRLDRLGLGYAATTAGWETYGAWLRAVADRVDQLLHTSPAA; this is encoded by the coding sequence ATGAGCAATCTGGAATCGTTGAACCAGCTGTTGGGCTGCTACCTCAACGAAGATTGGTACCTCGAGTACGGCGACCCATGGAAGGCCGTCGAAGCTTTTGTGCGTGAGGAACCCGATGACGCGCCGGCCCTGCGCGCGGACATCGACTTGGCAGTTGCCGAAGCCGGCTCCGACCAAGAGCTGGAAAGGCGCTTAGACAGGCTGGGCCTGGGTTACGCGGCCACTACCGCTGGCTGGGAAACTTACGGTGCATGGTTGCGCGCGGTCGCAGACCGGGTTGACCAGCTCCTGCACACATCACCGGCCGCTTGA
- a CDS encoding DUF2752 domain-containing protein, giving the protein MIAARLGHRAAPVLMAGAALAAGAALWFVDPSTRGIPLCPLHAMTGLWCPFCGSTRASHALIHAELANALRYNALFVAALPLLAPLWWRRLRSPDPRPAARPLPRPVFWAGIALVLAFGVVRNLGVGRWLAPPS; this is encoded by the coding sequence ATGATCGCCGCGCGTCTCGGGCACAGGGCTGCTCCCGTCCTCATGGCGGGGGCGGCCCTGGCTGCCGGCGCGGCGCTGTGGTTCGTCGATCCGAGCACCCGGGGGATCCCGCTGTGCCCGCTGCACGCGATGACCGGCCTGTGGTGCCCGTTCTGCGGCAGCACCCGAGCCAGCCACGCGCTGATCCACGCCGAGCTGGCCAACGCCTTGCGCTACAACGCGTTGTTCGTGGCAGCGCTGCCGCTGCTGGCGCCGCTCTGGTGGCGACGGTTGCGCTCACCCGATCCGCGCCCGGCTGCCCGTCCGCTGCCTCGTCCGGTGTTCTGGGCGGGAATCGCCCTGGTGTTGGCGTTCGGCGTGGTGCGCAACCTGGGCGTGGGCCGCTGGCTGGCGCCGCCGTCCTGA
- a CDS encoding FAD-binding dehydrogenase: MTDADVIVIGAGLAGLVATAELADAGRRVILLDQEPEQSLGGQAFWSFGGLFLVDTPEQRRLRIRDSRELALQDWLGTAGFDRPEDHWPRRWAEAYVDFAAGEKRAWLHSQGMRFFPVVGWAERGGYLATGHGNSVPRFHVTWGTGPGVLAPFQRRVRRAEADGLVTIKFRHRVDGLTSTGGTVDGVRGAVLEPSAVERGRPSSRAAAGEFELRAQAVIVTSGGIGGDHELVRRNWPARLGPAPARMVSGVPAHVDGRMLGITEAAGGSVINPDRMWHYTEGLQNWDPIWADHGIRILPGPSSLWLDARGQRLPVPLFPGFDTLGTLTHLMKTGYDYSWFVLTQRIIDKEFTLSGSEQNPDLTGKSVRQVLSRGRGGAPAPVAAFQRHGVDFVSAVTLRELVAGMNTLTGEDLLDLADVQRQVEARDREIDNRFTKDLQITAIRGARSYIGDRLIRVAKPHRLLDPAAGPLIAVRLNVLTRKTLGGLETDLDGRVLAPGGQPLAGVYAAGEASGFGGGGMHGYRSLEGSFLGGCIFSGRVAGRTAAAAVA, encoded by the coding sequence ATGACCGACGCGGACGTGATTGTCATCGGGGCGGGCCTGGCCGGCCTGGTCGCCACTGCCGAGCTCGCCGACGCCGGCCGGCGGGTGATCCTGCTCGACCAGGAGCCTGAGCAGTCCCTGGGCGGCCAGGCGTTCTGGTCCTTCGGCGGGCTGTTCCTGGTGGACACACCCGAGCAGCGCCGGCTGCGCATCCGCGACTCGCGCGAGCTGGCTCTGCAGGACTGGCTCGGCACGGCCGGCTTCGACCGGCCCGAGGACCACTGGCCACGTCGCTGGGCCGAGGCCTACGTCGACTTCGCTGCCGGGGAGAAGCGGGCCTGGCTGCACTCCCAGGGCATGCGGTTCTTTCCGGTGGTCGGCTGGGCCGAGCGTGGCGGCTACCTCGCCACCGGGCACGGCAACTCGGTGCCGCGCTTTCACGTCACCTGGGGCACCGGGCCGGGCGTGCTGGCGCCGTTTCAGCGGCGGGTGCGCCGGGCCGAGGCCGATGGCCTGGTGACCATCAAGTTCCGGCACCGCGTGGACGGTCTCACCAGCACCGGCGGGACGGTCGACGGCGTCCGGGGCGCGGTGCTCGAGCCCAGCGCGGTGGAGCGCGGCCGGCCCAGCTCACGCGCCGCGGCCGGCGAGTTCGAGCTGCGCGCCCAAGCAGTGATCGTGACCTCCGGCGGCATCGGCGGAGACCACGAGCTGGTGCGCCGCAACTGGCCGGCCCGGCTGGGCCCGGCGCCCGCCCGGATGGTGTCCGGCGTGCCCGCCCACGTGGACGGCCGGATGCTGGGCATCACCGAAGCCGCCGGGGGCAGCGTCATCAACCCCGACCGGATGTGGCACTACACCGAGGGCCTGCAGAACTGGGACCCGATCTGGGCCGACCACGGGATCAGGATCCTGCCCGGGCCCTCCTCGCTCTGGCTCGACGCCCGGGGCCAGCGGCTGCCGGTGCCGCTGTTCCCAGGCTTCGACACCCTGGGGACGCTGACCCACCTGATGAAGACCGGCTATGACTACAGCTGGTTCGTGCTCACCCAGCGGATCATCGACAAGGAGTTCACCCTTTCCGGATCGGAGCAGAACCCGGATCTGACCGGCAAGTCGGTGCGCCAGGTGCTCAGCCGGGGGCGGGGCGGGGCGCCGGCGCCGGTGGCGGCGTTCCAGCGACACGGCGTGGACTTCGTCAGCGCCGTGACGCTGCGCGAGCTGGTCGCGGGCATGAACACCCTGACCGGTGAGGATCTGCTCGACCTTGCCGACGTGCAGCGGCAGGTCGAGGCGCGCGACCGCGAGATCGACAACCGCTTCACCAAGGACCTGCAGATCACCGCTATCCGAGGGGCCCGCAGCTACATCGGCGACCGGCTCATCCGGGTCGCCAAGCCGCACCGGTTGCTCGATCCGGCGGCCGGGCCGCTGATCGCCGTCCGGCTGAACGTGCTCACCCGCAAGACGCTCGGCGGGCTGGAGACCGACCTGGACGGCCGGGTGCTCGCACCGGGCGGTCAGCCGCTGGCCGGGGTCTACGCCGCGGGCGAGGCCAGCGGCTTCGGCGGTGGCGGCATGCACGGCTACCGGTCGCTGGAAGGCAGTTTCCTCGGCGGCTGCATCTTCTCCGGCCGGGTCGCCGGCCGGACTGCCGCTGCCGCGGTGGCCTGA
- a CDS encoding orotate phosphoribosyltransferase, with product MSDRDELQALIKELAVVHGQVTLSSGQQADYYIDLRRITLHRRAAPLVGRVLRELTADWAYEAAGGLTLGADPVGAAIMHASQGAVDAFVVRKAEKRHGMQQRVEGPSVAGRRVLVVEDVSTTGSSPLTAVQALREAGADVVGVALIVDRGAGPAIEAAGLRCRAAYSLADLGLA from the coding sequence ATGAGCGATCGCGACGAGTTGCAGGCCCTGATCAAGGAGCTTGCCGTGGTGCACGGCCAGGTGACCCTGTCATCAGGGCAGCAGGCCGACTACTACATAGACCTTCGCCGGATCACCCTGCACCGCCGGGCCGCGCCGCTGGTCGGGCGGGTGTTGCGCGAGCTCACCGCGGACTGGGCCTACGAGGCGGCAGGCGGGCTGACCCTGGGCGCTGACCCGGTCGGAGCCGCGATCATGCACGCCAGCCAGGGCGCTGTGGACGCCTTCGTGGTGCGCAAGGCCGAGAAGCGCCATGGCATGCAGCAACGGGTCGAAGGGCCGTCGGTGGCCGGCCGCCGGGTGCTGGTGGTGGAGGACGTCTCCACCACCGGTTCGAGCCCGCTGACGGCGGTCCAGGCGCTGCGCGAGGCCGGCGCCGATGTGGTGGGGGTGGCGCTGATCGTCGACCGGGGCGCCGGCCCGGCGATCGAGGCGGCTGGTCTGCGATGCCGCGCGGCGTACTCACTGGCCGACCTGGGCCTGGCTTAG
- a CDS encoding RDD family protein: MTQWGTGPNGESGDEQPAQPDPWAKPSGAQQPAQPDPWAQPPGGSQQPAQPDPWAQPPGGGQQQPGYGQQPGYGQPQPGQTDPWAQPPGNQPPGYGQPQGYGQPPAYGQPQGYYPPAPGYNQPGAMAGTGAVASMGTRFGAFVIDIVILAIINFIVGAVFASAGGNDGVSSLLQLIIAFGYFGYLIGVNQQTLGMRLLNIRVVDATTGGPIGIGRGLLRYLVQILTGMLCLVGYFSPFFDKTKRYQGWHDKAAGDFVVRAG; the protein is encoded by the coding sequence ATGACGCAGTGGGGCACCGGCCCGAACGGGGAATCAGGCGACGAACAGCCGGCTCAACCCGACCCGTGGGCGAAGCCGTCCGGCGCTCAGCAGCCGGCACAACCTGACCCGTGGGCGCAGCCGCCCGGCGGGTCTCAGCAGCCGGCTCAACCCGACCCGTGGGCGCAGCCGCCCGGCGGCGGTCAGCAGCAGCCCGGTTACGGCCAGCAGCCCGGTTACGGCCAGCCGCAGCCGGGGCAGACCGATCCGTGGGCGCAGCCGCCCGGCAATCAGCCGCCCGGTTACGGCCAGCCGCAGGGTTACGGCCAGCCGCCCGCCTACGGCCAGCCGCAGGGCTACTACCCGCCAGCACCTGGTTACAACCAGCCTGGCGCGATGGCAGGCACAGGCGCGGTGGCCAGCATGGGCACCCGATTCGGCGCCTTCGTCATCGACATCGTCATCCTGGCGATCATCAACTTCATCGTCGGCGCCGTGTTCGCCTCGGCCGGCGGCAACGACGGTGTGAGCTCCCTGCTGCAGCTGATCATCGCCTTCGGATACTTCGGCTACCTGATCGGCGTCAACCAGCAGACGCTCGGCATGCGGCTGCTCAACATCCGGGTCGTCGACGCCACCACCGGTGGCCCGATCGGCATCGGCCGGGGACTGCTGCGCTACCTGGTGCAGATCCTCACCGGCATGCTGTGCCTGGTGGGTTACTTCTCCCCGTTCTTCGACAAGACCAAGCGATACCAGGGCTGGCACGACAAGGCCGCCGGCGATTTCGTCGTCCGGGCCGGCTAG
- the map gene encoding type I methionyl aminopeptidase: MSSSRPPVRPGRVSPMRSAPAVVPPEYVDNAGRATGAPWDRDDPPVKDAETVERMRVAGRIAALARDEVGRHVAPGVTTDELDRIGHEFLLDHGAFPSTLGYKGFPKSLCSSVNEVVCHGIPDDAPLLEGDVVKIDVTAYVDGVHGDTCATFFAGEPSEDVRLLSERTHEAMMRGVKAARPGRPISVIGRVIESYAKRFDYGVIRDFTGHGVGYSFHTKPTVWPYDEPRATTIIQAGMTFTVEPMLTLGGYAWEMWDDGWTVVTKDKSWVAQWEHTLHITEDGAEILTLAS; encoded by the coding sequence ATGAGCAGTTCGCGACCCCCGGTGCGCCCGGGCAGGGTCTCGCCGATGCGCAGCGCGCCGGCCGTCGTCCCGCCTGAGTACGTCGACAACGCCGGCCGGGCCACCGGCGCGCCCTGGGACCGCGACGACCCGCCGGTCAAGGACGCCGAGACGGTGGAGCGGATGCGCGTGGCCGGCCGGATCGCCGCGCTGGCCCGTGACGAGGTCGGCCGGCACGTGGCGCCCGGCGTCACCACTGACGAGCTGGACCGGATCGGGCACGAGTTCCTGCTCGACCACGGGGCGTTTCCGTCCACGCTGGGCTACAAGGGCTTTCCGAAGTCGCTGTGCTCGTCGGTGAACGAGGTGGTCTGCCACGGCATCCCCGACGACGCGCCGCTGCTCGAAGGCGACGTGGTGAAGATCGACGTCACCGCCTACGTCGACGGCGTGCACGGCGACACCTGCGCGACGTTCTTCGCCGGCGAGCCGAGCGAGGATGTGCGGCTGCTGTCCGAGCGCACCCACGAGGCGATGATGCGCGGCGTCAAGGCGGCCCGGCCCGGCCGCCCCATCAGCGTCATCGGCCGGGTCATCGAGTCCTACGCCAAGCGCTTCGACTACGGCGTGATCAGGGACTTCACCGGCCACGGCGTCGGCTACTCCTTTCACACGAAGCCGACCGTCTGGCCCTATGACGAGCCGCGCGCGACCACGATCATCCAGGCCGGCATGACCTTCACCGTGGAGCCGATGCTGACCCTGGGCGGCTACGCCTGGGAGATGTGGGACGACGGCTGGACGGTCGTCACCAAGGACAAGTCCTGGGTGGCGCAGTGGGAGCACACCCTGCACATCACCGAGGACGGCGCGGAGATCCTGACGCTGGCGTCCTGA
- a CDS encoding RNase A-like domain-containing protein — MALDRFELPGAGLPAAQLCLAHRVPAGDPAQLRTAARRADAFAAELRHGADVLLSSAESSLWRGPAHRALSEQLRSHAPQLTATADCYSDFAQALISYAVALDETAAPLRAAHRQLRQGCAELASRQHYASSQPMAATPGGQPGTGHDPGADLLPVARAFKASYDRWADALDRCLGALLRVSGEDPARDRHGFRALAHQLGHVAAVALSPFEQAVRHPSLRDVSACLGELNVGLSVLGLGLLFICPPAGAACLAAATVLAVAQLAVDSTRRAQGESVSNASLGLSLAAAVPLGGNAFRALRAADDVVHLVPGGGLMAHEVAGGHTLRKHVGKSETFLRTRLATEPHIKGASTFYDRQAAENAVSGLLGANQAAINRWLSGRRAYLKLEGRYSEPLGTLVLPKSAVGAEASGIRVILRRADTLNMGFYIHTAMVTE, encoded by the coding sequence ATGGCGCTTGACCGGTTCGAGTTGCCGGGTGCGGGCCTGCCCGCGGCGCAGCTCTGCTTGGCGCACCGGGTGCCCGCCGGTGATCCGGCGCAGCTTCGGACAGCCGCCCGCCGGGCCGACGCCTTCGCCGCTGAGCTTCGTCATGGCGCCGACGTGCTGCTGTCCAGCGCCGAGTCCAGCTTGTGGCGCGGTCCGGCGCACCGAGCGTTGTCCGAGCAGCTCCGGTCGCACGCGCCCCAGCTGACAGCCACCGCGGACTGCTACAGCGACTTCGCCCAGGCCCTGATCAGCTATGCCGTCGCCCTGGACGAGACCGCCGCCCCGCTCAGGGCCGCCCACCGCCAGTTGCGGCAAGGCTGCGCCGAGCTGGCCAGCCGGCAGCACTACGCCTCATCGCAACCGATGGCCGCGACGCCCGGCGGGCAGCCGGGCACCGGGCACGACCCGGGTGCTGACCTGCTGCCCGTCGCCCGCGCGTTCAAAGCCAGCTATGACCGGTGGGCCGACGCGCTGGACCGCTGCCTAGGGGCCTTGCTGCGTGTTTCGGGCGAGGATCCCGCTCGAGACCGGCACGGGTTCCGGGCGTTAGCCCATCAGCTGGGCCATGTCGCGGCGGTGGCGCTGAGCCCGTTCGAGCAGGCAGTGCGGCACCCGTCCCTGCGCGATGTCTCGGCCTGCCTCGGCGAGCTCAATGTCGGGTTGTCGGTGCTGGGCCTGGGCCTGCTGTTCATCTGCCCGCCGGCCGGGGCGGCCTGCCTGGCCGCCGCCACGGTGCTGGCCGTGGCCCAGCTGGCGGTGGACAGCACCCGTCGAGCCCAGGGCGAATCCGTCAGCAACGCCAGCCTGGGCCTGTCGCTGGCTGCGGCCGTCCCGCTCGGCGGAAACGCCTTTCGCGCCCTGCGGGCAGCTGACGATGTGGTCCACCTGGTGCCGGGCGGCGGGTTGATGGCTCACGAAGTCGCCGGCGGACACACTCTGCGCAAGCACGTCGGCAAGTCCGAGACGTTCCTTCGCACCCGACTCGCCACCGAGCCGCACATCAAAGGCGCGTCTACCTTTTACGACCGACAGGCGGCGGAGAACGCGGTCTCCGGACTGCTGGGGGCGAATCAGGCAGCGATCAATCGCTGGCTTTCAGGAAGGCGTGCATACCTCAAGTTAGAAGGCAGATATAGCGAACCGCTGGGCACACTGGTCCTTCCCAAGTCCGCGGTTGGCGCTGAAGCAAGCGGGATCAGAGTTATTCTGCGGAGAGCGGACACCCTGAACATGGGCTTCTACATACATACTGCGATGGTGACCGAATGA
- a CDS encoding serine hydrolase — protein MGSGSRPGHELMTAIRAMGDQGLAVEGIHVYLRDRPPVEHHWVADIRRDIFSASKTFTSVAVGIAQAEGLLDIEDPVLSHLGHLTSASATDTDAITIRQLLTMTSGITYRWNDPDADHPGDAAIDILTTTLGAAPGTAFAYRGANTYLLSRIIQACSGLDLQDFLLPRLFLPLGIRNPQWLRCPLGFSLGAVGLQLRTAELARLGRVLLDGGRFLNQQLLPADFIASMIADCVPTDGHVATGAAAPHADNSRYGRHVWICHRDHAWRMDGIYGQLSIVLPRHEACVTTTAHYQGPTTDILDAIWSHIVPVLT, from the coding sequence ATGGGCTCAGGATCCCGGCCAGGCCACGAGCTGATGACGGCGATTCGAGCCATGGGTGACCAGGGCTTGGCAGTTGAGGGCATCCACGTATACCTGCGCGACCGGCCGCCGGTCGAGCATCACTGGGTGGCCGACATACGCCGTGACATCTTCTCGGCCTCGAAAACCTTCACCTCGGTAGCGGTTGGCATCGCGCAGGCTGAGGGACTCCTCGACATAGAGGATCCGGTCTTGTCTCACCTTGGGCACCTGACATCTGCCTCGGCGACGGATACCGACGCGATAACCATCCGACAACTGCTCACCATGACCTCCGGGATCACCTACCGCTGGAACGACCCAGACGCTGACCACCCTGGGGATGCCGCCATCGACATCCTCACGACGACGCTGGGCGCCGCACCCGGAACCGCCTTCGCTTATCGGGGCGCGAACACGTATCTGCTCAGCCGCATCATCCAGGCATGCTCAGGTCTGGACCTGCAGGACTTCCTGCTTCCCCGATTGTTCCTCCCGCTTGGAATCAGAAACCCCCAGTGGCTGCGCTGCCCACTCGGGTTCTCGCTCGGCGCGGTCGGGCTTCAGCTGCGCACCGCCGAACTCGCCAGGCTCGGCCGCGTTCTGCTTGACGGCGGCCGCTTCCTCAACCAGCAGCTCCTGCCAGCCGACTTCATTGCCAGCATGATTGCCGACTGCGTGCCGACCGACGGGCATGTCGCCACCGGGGCGGCCGCGCCCCACGCGGACAACTCGCGATACGGCCGCCACGTCTGGATCTGCCACCGGGACCACGCCTGGCGAATGGACGGCATCTACGGGCAGCTCAGCATCGTGCTACCTCGTCACGAGGCATGCGTGACGACCACCGCCCACTACCAAGGGCCGACCACCGACATTCTGGACGCCATCTGGTCCCACATCGTGCCCGTGCTCACATGA